From Fusarium fujikuroi IMI 58289 draft genome, chromosome FFUJ_chr07, a single genomic window includes:
- a CDS encoding related to RNA helicase SPB4, producing MASERVKKRSPRAWDALSPPLAEWIRDAVATMGFSQMTPVQAATLPHFLGNKDVVVEAVTGSGKTLAFLIPLVQKLLRLSEPTKKHHVAAIIVSPTRELAAQIHTVLVNLLQFHEASAEILPHLKGDEKRPSTTAPAIVPQLLVGGTTTTAQDLSFFLRHSPNVLISSPGRLVELLSSPHVHCPQSSFEVLVLDEADRLLDLGFKPDLQKILSHLPKQRRTGLFSASVSEAVGEIIRVGLRNPVKIEVKVKMKDGGILEDRKTPASLQMAYMVKPASQKLPALAELLRQLPIKPQRSIVFLSTCAAVDYFQHVLPAILPEGFALVPLHGKHPAKVREKNFNRFLNSVAPTILLTTDLAARGLDIPQVDLVVQIDAPSDPKAFIHRSGRAGRAGRKGLAVVMLHPGREEDYVQFLEIRKTPISKLEKPTVFTSEEDAVAATKKMRDLVLTDRALFDKAQKGFVSWARSYGAHQATSIFRAADLDWADLGNAWGLLRMPRMPELKGWKGDKMCGLEIDWDNYAYKEKTREQARKAALEEEKSGEKKDKSDETKRKRKNNEAWSAKHEKEDERVERREKRRKRREAEATSKMTDEEKVKQMELNELIAEVRRQNREKAAAEAAAAKQDKEDEFAGFDD from the exons ATGGCTTCAGAAAGGGTCAAaaagagaagcccaagagctTGGGATGCCCTCAGCCCGCCTCTTGCAGAATGGATTCGCGATGCTGTCGCAACCATGGGCTTCAGCCAAATGACACCCGTCCAAGCTGCAACATTGCCGCATTTCCTCGGAAAcaaagatgttgttgttgag GCGGTCACTGGCAGTGGAAAAACCCTTGCCTTTCTCATCCCTCTTGTACAAAAACTTTTGCGACTTAGCGAACCCACGAAGAAGCATCATGTTGCTGCGATAATCGTCTCTCCTACGCGCGAGTTGGCTGCTCAGATTCATACTGTTCTCGTCAATCTGTTACAATTCCACGAAGCTTCGGCTGAAATACTCCCACACCTCAAAGGTGACGAAAAACGACCCTCAACTACCGCACCCGCCATTGTCCCCCAGCTGCTCGTTGGAGGCACCACGACCACCGCGCAAGATCTGAGTTTCTTTCTTCGACATAGCCCAAATGTTCTTATCTCCTCGCCCGGCCGACTTGTCGAGCTCCTGTCTTCGCCTCACGTCCACTGCCCTCAATCCTCttttgaggttcttgttctcgatgaGGCCGATCgacttcttgatcttggctttAAGCCTGATCTGCAGAAAATTCTATCACATCTTCCAAAACAAAGAAGGACGGGTCTTTTTAGCGCCAGTGTTAGTGAGGCTGTTGGAGAGATTATCCGAGTTGGTTTACGAAATCCCGTCAAGAtcgaggtcaaggtcaagatgaaggatggTGGAATCCTTGAAGACAGGAAAACACCTGCCAGTCTCCAGATGGCGTATATGGTCAAGCCTGCTAGCCAGAAACTGCCTGCTCTGGCAGAACTTCTTCGACAATTACCTATTAAACCCCAACGGAGTATTGTTTTCCTGTCAACATGCGCTGCCGTCGATTACTTCCAGCATGTTCTGCCGGCGATCTTACCAGAGGGCTTTGCGCTGGTACCTCTACACGGAAAGCACCCAGCCAAAGTACGAGAGAAGAACTTTAACCGCTTTCTCAACTCTGTTGCCCCTACAATACTACTTACAACCGATTTGGCAGCTCGTGGATTAGATATTCCTCAGGTTGACTTGGTGGTTCAGATTGATGCTCCTTCAGATCCCAAAGCGTTTATCCACCGTAGTGGAAGAGCTGGTCGTGCAGGCCGAAAGGGCTTGGCTGTGGTCATGTTACATCCTGGACGAGAGGAGGACTACGTGCAATTTTTGGAGATTCGCAAGACACCGAtctccaagcttgagaagccaACTGTTTTCACTTCAGAGGAGGATGCTGTGGCTGCtacaaagaagatgagagatcTGGTGTTGACGGACAGAGCACTCTTCGACAAGGCTCAGAAGGGATTTGTGAGTTGGGCTCGAAGCTATGGCGCTCATCAGGCAACATCTATCTTCCGCGCAGCCGATCTCGACTGGGCTGATCTTGGTAATGCGTGGGGACTTCTTCGCATGCCCAGGATGCCTGAGCTCAAGGGCTGGAAGGGCGATAAGATGTGTGGTCTCGAAATTGACTGGGACAATTACGCATACAAGGAGAAGACACGCGAGCAAGCACGAAAAGCAGCTCTCGAGGAGGAAAAGTcaggcgagaagaaggacaagagcGACGAGACAAAGCGAAAGCGAAAGAACAACGAGGCATGGAGCGCTAAGCACGAaaaggaggatgagagagTAGAGCGCAGGGAGAAGCGACGTAAGCGCCGTGAGGCTGAGGCTACATCTAAGATGACGGACGAAGAGAAGGTTAAGCAGATGGAGCTAAACGAACTCATCGCCGAGGTCCGGAGGCAGAACCGTgaaaaggctgctgctgaagctgcGGCGGCTAAGCaggacaaggaggatgaGTTTGCGGGCTTCGATGACTAA